CCCTGCAGCACCTGCCCGAGCAGCAGCATCGGCAGGTTCGGCGCCAGCGAGGACACCAGGCCGCCGGCCGCGACCACCGCCATCAGCCGGGTCATGACGCGCTTTCCGCCGTGCCGGTCACCGAGATTGCCCGCGACGGGCGCGACGAGAGCACCGGTGATGAGCATCGCGATGCTGAGCAGTGCCCCTTCGGCAGGGCTCATCGACAGTTCGCGCTGCAGCAGCGGGAGTGTCGGCGCCACCACCGATTCCAGGGTTCCGGTGGCGGCCGCCAGCATGCCGAGGGCCCCGACGGCGGCCTTCCGGATGCGGGGCGGGGGAACGGGGGGAGCCGGAGTCACGGGCATGGATGTCCATACCTCGGTCGAGCCCGGCGGCGCGCTGCGGGAAGGTGGATTCGCCGGACCCGGGCGGGCCGGTGTTCCGCCCGCCTTCCACTTGCCGCTGCGTAGCCTCATCATCCGCCCTCTCGTCGTCTCCGTACCGATCGGGTGGAGTGTGCGGGGGCGGTTGCGCGCCGGGCGTCATACCCGGGAGCCGATGTGGGGGTGCTACGGCGGTGGGGGGTGGAGGAGAGGGGTCCTACTCGCCCGGGGTCACCAGCCCCGACTCGTACGCGAAGACCACCGCCTGGGCGCGGTCGCGCAGGTCGAGCTTGGTGAGGACGCGGCTCACGTGCGTCTTCACCGTCTGCTCGGCCAGCACCAGCGTCTCCGCGATCTCCGAGTTGGACATGCCGCGGGCCACCAGGGTGAGGACCTCGGTCTCGCGTTCCGTCAAGGCCTTGAGCCGCAGCGCGGGCTTGCCCCGGGCGGGGGGACGCTGCCGGGCGAAGTCCGCGATGAGGCGGCGCGTGACGGAGGGGGCGAGCAGCGCGTCGCCCGAGGCGACGACGCGCACCGCCGCGATGAGGTCGGCCGGCGGCGCGTCCTTGAGCAGGAAGCCGCTCGCGCCCGCCCGCAGCGCCTCGTAGACGTAGTCGTCGACGTCGAACGTGGTGAGCATCAGGACGCGCGGTCGGTGCGTCACGCCCGGCGGTGGCGAGAGGAGGCGGCGCGCGCCCTCCAGACCGTCCATCTCGGGCATGCGGACGTCCATCAACACGACGTCGGGATGGGTGCGCCGGCTGAGCTCGACGCCCTGCGCGCCGTCGGGGGCCTCGCCCACCACCTCGATGTCGCTCTGGGCGGCCAGCAGCGCGGCGAAGCCGGCCCGCACCATGGCCTGGTCGTCGACGATGATGACGCGCGTCGTCACGTGAAGTCCCTTTCCGTCAGGGGGAGCCGGGCGGCCACGCGGAAGCCGCCGTCCGGCAGCGGCCCCGCTTCGAGGGTGCCGCCGCCGAGCCGCACCCGTTCGCGCATGCCGACGAGGCCGTGGCCCGTGCCGCCCTCCTCCAGCGGCGCGGCGGGCGGCTCGGGCGAAGGCCCGTTGACGACGAGGACGGTGAGCGAGCCCCCTTCCTCCGCCACCGACACGCGTGTCGGAGCACCCGGCGCGTGCCGCACGACGTTCGCAAGGGCCTCCTGGACGATGCGGTACGCGGAGAGCCCCACCGCCTCGGGCACCTCGGCGTCGCAGGAGGCGAACTCCACCGGTACGCCCGCCCTGACCGTCGCCTCCACCACCTGCCCGATCCGTTCCAGGCCCGGCTGGGGCGCGAGCTCGCCGTGCGCCTCCTCGCTCCGCAGCACGCCGAGGAGCCGTCGCATCTCGCCGAGCGACTCGCGCGCGGTCGCCGCGATGGAGGTGAACTCCTCCCGCACGTCCGGCGTCAGCCCGTCGAGACGGTAGACCGAGGTGTCCGCCTGCACCGTGATGACGGACATGTGGTGCGCCACCACGTCGTGCAGCTCGCGCGCGATGCGGGCGCGTTCCTCCAGCAGCGTTCGCCGGCCGCGCTCGGCCTCGCTGATCGTCTCCTGCTCGGCCAGCCTGCGCTGCGCCTCGTACCGCTCGCGGAGCGCACCGCCGAGCACGAGCGCGACGCCGCTCAGGATCGTGAGCAGCGCGTCCCTGGCGCTCGTGCCGTGGGGCGCGACGAACCCCAGGCCGACGCTCGCGCCCGCCGTCGCCAGCCACACCAGCAGCAGCGTCCGGCGCGACTCGCGCAGGCCGAGGGCGAGGCAGAGGCCGAGGTACCCGACGATCTCCATGGGCGGGAACGGCCACAGGAGCCGCTCTTCGAAGTCGACGGTGAGCAGCGCGAGCGCCCCGGCCACGTCCGCGGCGAAGATCACGTACCAGGCAGGCAGCGGCCGGACGACGGCGAGCAGCAGCGGGGCCGCCTGCGCGACGGCCAGCGCGCCCGCGATGCCGCCGTTCAGACCGTAGTCGACGCCCAGCACCGTGATCGTGGTGGGCAGCAGGGCGACGCACAGCACGAACGCCACCCCCCACGGCAACAGCCGCACCGACCGACGCGACGCCCCGGCGAGCAGAGCGCGCGGGGGTTCCTCGGGCGTCATGAGCGCCAGCCTATGGCCGCCCGCGCGTGTCCGGAGGGGACTGCCTCACGGTGGCCGATTCGGGGTGGGGCAGAGAGGTCCCGCAGCCTGCGCATCCGTCCTTCTCCCTCAGTCTCGTCCGTGCTGGCCGGGAGGAGGGTAGGAAGGCGGTCGAGGCGGAGGCGTCACGCTGGCGAGCCATGGCGGAGTGATACCCCGGTAGCCGGTGTCGTCCGAGCGGAGGAGATCGGCGCCGGATCGTCGCGGCGTCGACACGGTTGACCGTTTGACGTGACGGACCCCGCTCTCGTCCGGGGACGGGAGCGGGGCCTGTGGTGGATCTTGGGGCGACTTGGAGGGATCACCTGGGCGGGGCTGGTCAGCCGAGGGGCTTCGGGGCGCCCTTCTTGCCGGCGCCGTGACCCCAGGACAGGACCTCGTACTTGACGCCCTTCAGGTGGCCCGCCGAGGTGCCCGTGTCGTACTTGCTGTTCGGCTTCTTGCCGTCCACCAGGTGCCGGAAAGTGTAGGTGTCGAGGTCGAGCATGACGCCGCGGTGCGACGGCTCGCCCGGTCCGCGGTCCCCGACGAAGCCGGTGACGCTGCGCCCGTGGTAGGTGACCTTCACCTTGGTGTGCAAAGGCCAGCTCGGGCTGGCGAACAGGCCCTTCTGCATCGGCTTGCCGCCCGCCGGGGCGCCGGTGTCGCCGTTCACGCCCGAGCCGTCGTCCCAGAAGTAGGACGCGGTGGTGCTGCCCGACAGGACGGTGTGGCTCTTCGGAGCGACCTTGCCGGTGGTGTGGCGGGGGGCCTTCGCGTCGCGCTGCCCGGCCGCCTTCTGCCCGGCCGCCTTCTTCCCGGTGACCTTCTTCCCGGTGAACTTCTTCCCGGTGAACTTCTTCCCGGCCACCTGCTGCTCGATCACCTGCTGCCCGGTGACCTTGTGCCCCGTGACCTGCTGCCCCGTGACCTTGTGTCCGGTGACCTGCTGCCCCGTGGCCTTATGCCCGGTGACCTGCTGCGCGGTGACCTTGTGCGCGGTCGGCTCGTCCGCCATGGCCTCATGGGCGGTCCCGGCCGCCACGCCCGTGACCAGCATGCCCGCGAGGGCGGTACCGATAAGGGCCTTGTCGAGGACTCGCTGCTGCATGTTCATCCTTTGCTCGGTGGTCCGGGCGCCGGGTCACGTCTTCGGGCGTGTAAGGCCCGCCGTTCGGGCATGACGGGTCCGGCGCACGGCACGGGCGTGCTCGCGACGTGGGTGTGATCGCGTGGGAACGGAGAAGGGGGGAGCACCACTGGACGGTGCGGGGTGAGGGGCCGCTGAGCGGCCCCGGCTCACCGGTACTGGGGGTAGCCGTAGCCGGCGACGGTGGAAGTGTCGCGGACCTTCTTCTTCACCGCGTCACCGGTGTTGCCCTCGATGGTGTTGATGGTGCCGTCGTGGTTGTCCTTCACGACGATGCCGACGTGCTCGACGCCCTTGATGCCGCCGCCGTTCCAGGCGAAGAAGACCACAGCGCCGGGCTTCGGGGTCTCGCCGAAGCGGCCGGTCTTCTTGAACCACTGGGCGTGGCTGACGGTGTAGGCGTCGGCGCCCATGCCCTTGGTGCCGGTGTGCTGGCCCAGCCAGGACACGAACATGTCGCACCAGGACTGGCCCTTGTAGACCGAGGCCTTCTTGGCACCGATGCGGTGGGCGTTCTGCTCGCCCAGCGGCGAGCCGACGTACCAGTCGTTGAACTTGCTGTTGCCCGACGCGTCCTCGTGGGTGCCGACCTGCGTGCGGGCGAGCTTGATGACGTCCTGCGCGGAGGCGCCGGCCGCGGCGCTCTGGCCGCTGGTCTTGGCGCCGTTGGCGTCGGCCTTGGAAACGGCGGCGACGTGCGCGGTGGTCGCGGGCTTGGTGTCCGCATGGGCGGACGGGGCGAGCGAGCCGAACCCGACCACACTTGCCAGGGAGAGGACGGCTCCCGCGGCGACGCGGGCGCCCAAGCGCTTGGTCAGGTCAAAGGTACGAGCGGTCATGCGAAGGTTCTCCTGAGTTCTTCCAGTCCGCCTACCGGGTTAGCTGTCGGGTTCGGGCGTGGAAGTGGCCCTACCGCGGCCCCGCGCACGGCGGGGGTGCGGATTCACCCCGGTGTTTCGGTGGGTCCCCGGCTCCGCTCGGCCGTGATCGGCTCTCTGCGGACTCGGCGGCGGACGTGCCTTGATCGGCCGTCCTGATGATCAGGGACTCGATGCGCCCTTCATGATCTGGTCGGGCGCTCCGGACGGGCTTTCCCGTCGGTCACACTCCCACAACAGGTTCAAGCGGCCCCATATTTCGTCAAGCACGTCCCAAAGACCCGGCCGACCAGCAAAGACTCCCTAAAACCCCCTAAACGCAGGGGATGCGGGCCAGTCAAGCCGGACCATAATTTTCCTCCGCCGCCGGCCGCTCACAACCGAGGCGACCACACACAACCACCCCACCTCGCCTGAAATTCGCGAACGAAGCAGCTCGTTGCCCTTGAGCTATCGGCGCTGATCTGAGCCGACCGGGTACCGAGCATGGAGACGAATCCCCCGCCGCCTACGGCGCTGCCGGACGCGCGTTGGTGAACAACGCCGGAGCCGGAGGAGCAAGCCGGAGGCACCGGGGACCGCCGGTCATCGCCCTTGGTCGAGTGGGCAGCGGAGCTGGAACATCAGGGCGATGATCATGAGTATGGCCGGGACGAGGGTGAAGCCGAGGAGCAGGGCGGTGTGGGCGGAGTCCGGCTGGGCCACGGTGTGGCCCTCGGTGGTGGAGACGAAGCCGCCGAGGGCGAGCACCGCGGAGTACACGTAGGGGCCGATGGCGGTGCCGCTGGCCTCGGTGGCGGTCCAGACGCCGGTGTAGGCGCCCGCCCGGGCCGTGCCGCGTGCCTCGGCGGCCGCGACGGCGTCCGGGACCATCGAGAACGCGAAGAGTTGGAGGCCGGCGAACGCGACGCCCAGTACGGCGACCACGGCGACGGCCGGTGTCGCACCGTAGCCGAGGAGAGGGGCCAGGGAGCCGGCGATGAAGACGGCCTGCGAGATCAGCAGGCCGCGTTGCTTGCCTATGCGCCGGGACAGCCCCGCCCAGGCGGGCCCCGCAACGACCGCCGGGCCGAGGAAGGCGCCCATGAACACCGCCGTGAGGCCGGTGTCCTCGAAGACGTACTCGGTATAGAAGGGCAGGGCGGCGAGGAACAGGTGCGTGGTGGTCCCGGTGAACAGGTAGGAGAGCGCCAGTGACCGGAAGCCGCGGTCCCGCCAGGCGATGGTGATGTCGCCGAGGGCGGAGTGGGCGCGTTCGGGCGGC
The sequence above is a segment of the Actinomadura coerulea genome. Coding sequences within it:
- a CDS encoding response regulator; amino-acid sequence: MTTRVIIVDDQAMVRAGFAALLAAQSDIEVVGEAPDGAQGVELSRRTHPDVVLMDVRMPEMDGLEGARRLLSPPPGVTHRPRVLMLTTFDVDDYVYEALRAGASGFLLKDAPPADLIAAVRVVASGDALLAPSVTRRLIADFARQRPPARGKPALRLKALTERETEVLTLVARGMSNSEIAETLVLAEQTVKTHVSRVLTKLDLRDRAQAVVFAYESGLVTPGE
- a CDS encoding sensor histidine kinase, producing MTPEEPPRALLAGASRRSVRLLPWGVAFVLCVALLPTTITVLGVDYGLNGGIAGALAVAQAAPLLLAVVRPLPAWYVIFAADVAGALALLTVDFEERLLWPFPPMEIVGYLGLCLALGLRESRRTLLLVWLATAGASVGLGFVAPHGTSARDALLTILSGVALVLGGALRERYEAQRRLAEQETISEAERGRRTLLEERARIARELHDVVAHHMSVITVQADTSVYRLDGLTPDVREEFTSIAATARESLGEMRRLLGVLRSEEAHGELAPQPGLERIGQVVEATVRAGVPVEFASCDAEVPEAVGLSAYRIVQEALANVVRHAPGAPTRVSVAEEGGSLTVLVVNGPSPEPPAAPLEEGGTGHGLVGMRERVRLGGGTLEAGPLPDGGFRVAARLPLTERDFT
- a CDS encoding CHAP domain-containing protein; protein product: MTARTFDLTKRLGARVAAGAVLSLASVVGFGSLAPSAHADTKPATTAHVAAVSKADANGAKTSGQSAAAGASAQDVIKLARTQVGTHEDASGNSKFNDWYVGSPLGEQNAHRIGAKKASVYKGQSWCDMFVSWLGQHTGTKGMGADAYTVSHAQWFKKTGRFGETPKPGAVVFFAWNGGGIKGVEHVGIVVKDNHDGTINTIEGNTGDAVKKKVRDTSTVAGYGYPQYR
- a CDS encoding MFS transporter; protein product: MTTLRDQGADAGQDEPRTRTGDLCAYAAGSVGMGVWVTVPGLLTTPSDLRVGYHERTRVFMFRMLFLTLGLLGAGAAAPALVAAGGRGDYTRMATVLSGVMLVSGLVSLAGVRRLTAHAGFRTPPERAHSALGDITIAWRDRGFRSLALSYLFTGTTTHLFLAALPFYTEYVFEDTGLTAVFMGAFLGPAVVAGPAWAGLSRRIGKQRGLLISQAVFIAGSLAPLLGYGATPAVAVVAVLGVAFAGLQLFAFSMVPDAVAAAEARGTARAGAYTGVWTATEASGTAIGPYVYSAVLALGGFVSTTEGHTVAQPDSAHTALLLGFTLVPAILMIIALMFQLRCPLDQGR